One Nematostella vectensis chromosome 10, jaNemVect1.1, whole genome shotgun sequence genomic window carries:
- the LOC5510615 gene encoding ATPase family protein 2 homolog, with the protein MSAKKKQEVWLFCESCGRYIYNRQFDEHTVLCDPKCNGAKEPFIQHDIFHATAVETTSKMLTESKFPAPSSNKDVLLISVHSMKRCGIAIGATVIVSSNHNKDICKAWPSSCVTPDCIALPSITLKNCKVSPGQFVYIQKLTQLCSYATKVEIQLCQPVEFELNKIFTDYCLHYLDGNFILEGNTYELLYYGKPRQFQVLHITNKDINSYSKQMDQGSKNIGIARYLCQEFEKLDVQEKTDIAQGICHKSGNKTTDNGAPENHQFFGNGFNQNDLIYNYVSAMETNLVIHPFGSVIKKDSEAKKGVSFQSIGGLKTQIQAVREMIEMPLTNPELFTAYGVPPPRGILLYGPSGTGKTMIARAVANETGVHFFCINGPEVLSRYYGETEARLREIFTEAQNKSPSIVFIDELDALCPRRDKVQNEFERRVVATLLTLMDGMHMKSTDTYVMVLAATNRPDALDPALRRPGRFDREIEIGIPSVTDRRDILVTLLKNVPHSLHDEDISSLAESAHGYVGADLAAACKEASLYAFKRSLHNHDNGSSQSLEQRDARIKRELLVSSEDMRAAFRCVRPSAMREVALEVPKVHWSDVGGNEMIKRKLKEAVEWPLKHPEAFQRLGIRPPRGILMYGPPGCSKTLIARALATESGLNFIAIKGPELFSKWVGESEKAVREVFLKARATAPSIVFFDELDAIAGQRNSTGGSDVNDRVLTQLLTELDGVETLKDVIFIAATNRPDMIDKALMRPGRVDRLIYVPLPCWDTRRHILEIHLARTPCEGSLDLEDLVERTEGYSGAEIAAVCREAALAALQENIQAESVELRHFEKALMAVKPRTSTQMINFYDDFQKKSGIHTI; encoded by the exons ATGAGTGCTAAGAAAAAGCAAGAAGTTTGGCTATTTTGTGAATCCTGCGGTAGATATATTTATAATCGTCAGTTTGATGAACATACCGTGTTGTGTGATCCCAAATGCAATGGAGCCAAAGAGCCCTTCATACAACACGACATCTTCCATGCAACAGCTGTAGAAACAACTTCTAAAATGCTCACAG AAAGTAAGTTTCCCGCACCGTCATCGAATAAAGATGTGCTACTGATCAGTGTCCACTCCATGAAGAGATGCGGCATTGCTATTGGCGCAACTGTTATAGTGTCATCCAATCACAACAAG gATATTTGTAAAGCATGGCCATCTTCCTGTGTCACACCTGACT gcaTAGCACTTCCATCTATAACACTAAAAAATTGCAAG GTGTCACCAGGGCAATTTGTTTATATCCAAAAACTCACTCAACTCTGCTCTTACGCAACCAAGGTTGAAATTCAATTATG CCAACCTGTTGAGTTTGAATTAAACAAGATATTCACAGATTATTGCCTGCATTATCTTG ATGGCAATTTTATTCTAGAAGGAAACACCTATGAACTACTGTACTATGGAAAACCCAGACAATTTCAAGTGTTACACATAACAAACAAGGACATCAATTCATACAGTAAACAAATGGACCAGGGCAGCAAAAATATAGGCATTGCAAGATATTTGTGCCAGGAATTTGAAAAACTAGATGTCCAAGAAAAAACAGACATTGCTCAAGGAATATGCCATAAATCTGGAAACAAAACTACAGACAATGGTGCCCCAGAGAACCATCAGTTTTTTGGAAATGGATTTAATCAGAATGACTTGATTTATAATTATGTGTCAGCCATGGAAACTAATTTAGTTATTCACCCATTTGGCTCAGTAATAAAGAAGGACTCTGAAGCCAAGAAGGGTGTGTCATTCCAGAGTATTGGAGGGCTCAAAACACAGATACAGGCTGTCAGAGAGATGATTGAGATGCCTTTGACAAATCCAGAACTGTTTACTGCTTATG GGGTCCCACCTCCAAGAGGCATTCTGTTGTATGGTCCATCTGGTACTGGCAAGACCATGATTGCAAGGGCTGTTGCTAATGAAACTGGGGTTCACTTCTTCTGTATCAATGGCCCTGAAGTACTCAGCAG GTATTATGGTGAGACTGAAGCACGCTTGAGAGAAATCTTCACAGAGGCTCAGAATAAATCACCAAGCATTGTGTTCATAGATGAGCTAGATGCACTTTGCCCTCGCAGGGATAAGGTCCAAAATGAGTTTGAACGAAGAGTAGTTGCCACACTTCTCACACTTATGGATGGAATGCACATG AAATCCACTGACACCTACGTCATGGTGCTCGCAGCCACTAACAGACCAGATGCACTTGACCCAGCTCTCCGCCGTCCAGGCCGCTTTGACAGGGAGATCGAGATTGGCATCCCCAGTGTCACGGACAGGCGTGACATCCTTGTCACGCTGCTGAAGAATGTACCACACAGTTTACACGATGAAGACATCTCTAG TCTCGCTGAAAGCGCACACGGTTACGTTGGAGCAGACCTTGCGGCAGCATGCAAAGAAGCGTCCCTGTACGCCTTCAAGCGATCGCTCCATAACCATGACAACGGCTCATCCCAGTCTCTTGAGCAGAGAGACGCTCGAATCAAACGGGAGCTACTGGTATCTAGTGAGGATATGAGGGCCGCTTTTCGTTGCGTACGACCAAGCGCTATGCGAGAAGTGGCCCTAGAAGTTCCAAAG GTGCACTGGAGTGATGTTGGGGGCAACGAGATGATCAAACGGAAGCTGAAGGAAGCAGTTGAATGGCCCCTCAAACACCCCGAG GCGTTTCAGCGTCTTGGCATCAGACCACCCCGGGGAATCTTGATGTATGGACCCCCTGGCTGCAGTAAGACACTCATAGCGCGTGCTCTCGCCACAGAAAGCGGACTGAATTTCATCGCCATCAAGGGGCCGGAGCTTTTCAGCAAGTGGGTGGGGGAGTCCGAGAAAGCCGTGCGTGAG GTTTTCCTGAAAGCTCGCGCCACCGCTCCTTCCATTGTCTTTTTTGACGAACTCGACGCCATAGCTGGTCAGCGGAACTCCACTGGCGGTAGTGACGTCAACGACCGGGTGCTCACCCAGCTGCTGACCGAACTCGACGGCGTGGAGACACTCAAAGACGTCATCTTTATCGCTGCCACCAACAGGCCCGATATGATCGACAAGGCGCTAATGCGCCCTGGCAGGGTGGATCGACTAATCTACGTACCCCTCCCCTGCTGGGATACGCGTAGACACATTCTCGAGATTCATCTCGCGCGCACGCCCTGTGAAGGATCTCTCGACCTGGAGGACCTGGTTGAGCGGACTGAAGGATACTCCGGAGCCGAGATCGCGGCTGTGTGCAGAGAGGCTGCCCTGGCAGCGTTGCAGGAGAATATACAAGCGGAGTCTGTTGAACTTCGGCATTTCGAGAAGGCTTTGATGGCGGTGAAACCGAGGACTTCTACGCAGATGATTAACTTTTATGatgattttcaaaagaaaagtgGAATACACACTATTTAA
- the LOC5510616 gene encoding N-acetylglucosamine-6-phosphate deacetylase, with amino-acid sequence MSKIYQFMNCRILRDSTIVREDLWVRGGKILNPRDVFWMEKSKADEQIDCCGLIIAPGFIDVQINGGFGVDFSSPSDNVAEGVEKVAKNLLQHGCTSFCPTLVTSEERMYKMLVSKIKRRPGGIHGAEVLGTHLEGPFINPEKKGAHKEHLIRSLENWTYQDFESFYGTLEDCSLTTIAPELAGNMSIIEELVKRNIVVSIGHSTANLAMAEQAARKGATFITHLFNAMLPFHHRDPGIVGLLTSDHIPKPIFYGLIADGIHTHPTATRIAHRSHPKGLVLITDAIIALGLPPGVHNLGPMKVEIDHEKAVLAGTNTLAGSVASLDFCVQRFMEMSGCSMVEAIEGATLHPAQLLNIQHRKGTLDFGSDADLIFLDDQLNVQATLIGGHPVWIRKRKGLIARILQNKFNLTNEVFGS; translated from the exons ATGAGTAAGATCTACCAGTTTATGAACTGCCGCATTTTGCGTGACAGCACCATTGTCAGGGAGGACTTATGGGTGCGAGGAGGGAAGATTCTCAACCCTAGAGATGTCTTTTGGATGGAGAAATCAAAAGCAGATGAACAAATTGACTGTTGCGGATTAATTATAGCTCCAGGATTCATTGATGTTCAAATTAATG GTGGTTTTGGAGTTGACTTCTCATCTCCATCCGATAATGTAGCAGAAGGTGTAGAAAAAGTGGCAAAGAATCTTCTACAACATGGTTGCACTTCGTTTTGCCCCACACTAGTCACCTCAGAGGAGAGGATGTATAAAATG CTTGtatctaaaataaaaagaagacCTGGTGGTATCCATGGTGCTGAAGTTCTTG GAACCCATTTAGAAGGTCCTTTTATCaatcctgagaagaaaggaGCTCACAAGGAGCACTTGATCAGAAGCTTAGAGAACTGGACATATCAGGACTTTGAGTCATTCTATGGTACCCTGGAGGATTGCAGTCTTACAACAATTGCCCCAGAGCTTGCTGGAAACATGAGCATAATTGAAGAGCTTGTAAAGAGGAACATTGTCgtctctattg gTCATTCAACTGCCAATTTGGCAATGGCTGAGCAGGCAGCAAGAAAAGGAGCAACTTTTATTACTCATCTCTTCAATGCTATGTTACCG TTTCATCACCGTGACCCTGGTATTGTTGGTCTTCTTACGAGTGATCATATCCCAAAGCCAATCTTCTATGGCTTGATAGCTGATGGGATTCATACACATCCAACAGCCACTAGGATAGCTCATAGGTCACACCCAAAAG GCCTTGTTCTAATAACAGATGCCATCATAGCCCTTGGTTTGCCCCCTGGTGTTCATAATCTTGGCCCCATGAAGGTGGAGATTGACCACGAGAAAGCAGTGCTGGCTGgcactaacacactggctGGAAG TGTGGCTTCATTGGACTTTTGTGTCCAACGCTTCATGGAAATGTCAG GCTGTAGTATGGTGGAAGCCATCGAAGGTGCTACACTTCACCCGGCACAACTTCTCAACATTCAGCACCGCAAGGGAACTCTCGACTTCGGCTCCGACGCTGACCTTATATTCTTGGACGATCAGCTCAATGTGCAAGCAACCCTGATCggtggtcaccctgtgtggaTTCGTAAACGAAAGGGCCTGATAGCAagaattttacaaaataagtTTAATCTTACTAACGAAGTATTTGGCTCTTAG